Proteins co-encoded in one Aspergillus luchuensis IFO 4308 DNA, chromosome 6, nearly complete sequence genomic window:
- the HEM15 gene encoding ferrochelatase HEM15 (BUSCO:EOG09262BHE;~COG:H;~EggNog:ENOG410PFNF;~InterPro:IPR033659,IPR033644,IPR001015,IPR019772;~PFAM:PF00762;~go_function: GO:0004325 - ferrochelatase activity [Evidence IEA];~go_process: GO:0006783 - heme biosynthetic process [Evidence IEA]) has translation MALRRPFTLPRQLLRPASRTLFGYKQEQRCGLATTVPPVTQDATGSKGPTAMVFLNMGGPSTTDEVEDFLSRLFADGDLIPLGRFQNYLGPLISKRRTPKIQKQYADIGGGSPIRKWSEYQCEEMCKLLDKINPETAPHKPYVAFRYANPLTEQMYTQLLEDGFGNGKGGRAVAFSQYPQYSCSTTGSSLNELWKWRNRLEGKRANGNVDTSGAIQWSVIDRWPTHPGLVEAFARNIEDQLKTYPEDKRNGVVLLFSAHSLPMSVVNRGDPYPAEVAATVHAVMQRLNFSNPYRLCWQSQVGPKAWLGAQTSDTVQEYVKRGQTDIVLVPIAFTSDHIETLYELDLEVMEEANHPGVKRAESLNGSPVFIQALADLAQEHLHKGEKCSLQMTLRCQGCKSERCLEQKKFFAGEQGASLVV, from the exons ATggctctccgccgcccgTTTACTCTTCCCCGGCAATTGCTGCGACCGGCATCTCGCACCCTGTTCGGATATAAGCAGGAACAAAGATGTGGGCTGGCGACAACGGTGCCTCCAGTTACCCAGGATGCAACAGGCTCTAAAGGCCCCACGGCCATGGTCTTCCTCAACATGGGAGGGCCCTCGACGACAGACGAAGTAGAGGATTTCCTCAGCCGGCTCTTT GCCGACGGCGATTTGATTCCTCTAGGCAGGTTCCAGAATTACCTCGGGCCTCTCATTTCGAAGCGACGCACACCCAAGATCCAAAAACAGTACGCGGACATCGGCGGAGGCTCACCCATCAGGAAATGGTCGGAATACCAATGCGAAGAAATGTGCAAGCTGCTGGACAAGATCAACCCGGAGACTGCGCCTCACAAGCCGTATGTCGCCTTCCGTTACGCCAACCCGCTGACGGAACAAATGTACACACAATTGCTGGAAGATGGTTTTGGCAATGGCAAGGGCGGTCGTGCGGTCGCATTTTCGCAATACCCCCAATATTCCTGCTCTACTACGGGTAGCTCTCTGAATGAGTTGTGGAAATGGAGGAATCGGCTGGAGGGCAAGCGAGCAAACGGAAACGTGGACACTTCCGGAGCCATCCAGTGGAGCGTTATCGACAGATGGCCTACGCACCCTGGCCTTGTGGAGGCGTTTGCGAGAAACATTGAGGACCAACTCAAAACCTATCCGGAAGATAAGAGGAATGGAGTGGTTCTCTTGTTCTCGGCCCACAGTTTGCCCATGAGTGTGGTGAACAGAG GTGATCCCTACCCAGCCGAGGTCGCTGCAACTGTGCATGCGGTCATGCAAAGACTCAATTTCAGCAACCCTTACCGCCTCTGTTGGCAGTCTCAGGTTGGACCAAAGGCTTGGCTGGGGGCGCAGACTAGCGATACCGTTCAAGAGTATGTGAAGCGTGGACAAACTGACATTGTCCTCGTACCAATCGCCTTCACCAGCGACCACATCGAGACTCTGTATGAGCTGGATCTCGAAGTCATGGAAGAGGCGAATCACCCGGGTGTCAAGCGGGCCGAAAGTCTGAACGGCAGCCCTGTATTCATCCAAGCCCTTGCAGATCTTGCTCAAGAGCACTTGCACAAGGGAGAGAAATGCTCGCTGCAAATGACGCTGCGTTGTCAAGGCTGCAAGAGTGAGAGGTGCttggagcagaagaagtttTTCGCTGGTGAACAGGGGGCGTCCTTGGTAGTATAA
- a CDS encoding putative tetracycline-efflux transporter (COG:U;~EggNog:ENOG410QE60;~InterPro:IPR020846,IPR011701,IPR036259;~PFAM:PF07690;~TransMembrane:12 (i79-98o149-168i180-198o210-234i246-269o275-297i368-393o405-429i449-467o473-491i512-531o537-559i);~go_function: GO:0022857 - transmembrane transporter activity [Evidence IEA];~go_process: GO:0055085 - transmembrane transport [Evidence IEA]) codes for MSTIRRGASPTAHTEVGPGLQAGLDASAPIDTGLENERTPLLEQDNEESLPEHDHRADPSNDDPVGQGGFWQTWRRPSILWILPFLVFYMLGIGGTAVPKINLMMSLICRDYMANKATQDPGFTYLPVIIGNKNSQCQTPEVQSLLAQFQLYFNLLAGILSALACPRLGHLSDRYGRTKILALNALGTILAEAIFVFVSAKPDLVSVHVLLLAAIVDGVCGSFTTIMALTMSYASDCTIPSKRSAAFGYVYGSLFAGTAAGPLLAAILIKKTGQALSTFEASLALNVLYLIAVMTVIPESLSTDQQRQARDSHRRKVIDEGEAGWLSLENLNPKRLITPLAVLLPPVGRPSTLFPNRHGATPALRRNIILLTAMDTIAFGVALGTAQVIIIYAEYKFDWGNVESSLFISIISIARVVNLFVVYPIIIAIFREPQKPDHIVPGASTCEIVLIRLSLFLDMIGYVGFAMSYHGSIMVFSGIVMALGGMGIPTMQSSLTKHVPRERLGQILGTKGLLHALARVISPTACSLLYSLTVGKFTPAVFVVLGGLFFLTFCTSFFIKPHVTLDDSYPSSPRDEANDEGFVADSIL; via the exons ATGTCCACAATCAGGCGCGGCGCATCGCCGACTGCGCATACCGAGGTTGGTCCGGGATTGCAAGCCGGACTGGACGCTTCTGCGCCAATTGATACTGGACTGGAGAACGAGCGAACCCCTCTATTGGAACAAGACAACGAAGAGTCGCTACCGGAGCATGACCATCGGGCTGACCCATCAAATGATGATCCCGTCGGCCAGGGAGGTTTCTGGCAGACATGGAGACGGCCAAGC ATCCTTTGGattcttccatttcttgtcTTCTATATGCTAGGTATCGGCGGCACTGCAGTGCCCAAAATCAACCTGATGATGTCTCTCATTTGCAGGGACTATATGGCGAACAAGGCGACCCAGGACCCGGGTTTCACGTATCTGCCTGTCATCATTGGAAATAAGAATTCGCAGTGTCAGACACCCGAAGTCCAGTCGTTGCTTGCTCAGTTCCAGTTGTATTTCAATCTCCTGGCCGGGATACTATCGGCGCTGGCATGCCCCAGACTCGGTCACCTATCAGATCGCTACGGTAGGACAAAGATACTGGCCCTCAACGCACTGGGGACCATTTTGGCGGAGGCTatctttgtctttgtctcAGCCAAGCCAGATCTTGTGTCTGTGCATGTGCTTCTACTGGCTGCCATCGTGGATGGCGTCTGTGGTTCTTTCACCACCATTATGGCGCTGACAATGTCGTATGCCTCCGACTGCACCATCCCATCGAAGCGGAGTGCAGCATTCGGGTATGTATACGGCTCTCTTTTCGCTGGGACAGCAGCTGGGCCTCTGCTGGCGGCTATCTTGATTAAGAAAACAGGCCAGGCACTGAGTACCTTTGAGGCCTCGTTGGCCCTGAATGTTCTCTACCTCATTGCAGTCATGACCGTCATCCCGGAATCATTATCGACAGACCAGCAGCGGCAAGCGCGGGACAGTCATCGAAGAAAAGTCATCGACGAAGGGGAGGCAGGCTGGCTGAGCCTGGAGAACCTCAACCCCAAACGGCTAATTACACCTTTGGCTGTTTTGCTACCGCCAGTAGGACGTCCCAGCACGCTTTTCCCCAATCGTCACGGCGCGACCCCGGCTTTGCGCAGAAATATCATTCTTCTTACAGCGATGGATACCATTGCATTCGGGGTAGCGTTGGGAACCGCTCAAGTGATCATCATTTATGCCGAGTACAAATTTGACTGGGGCAATGTGGAATCAAGCCTCTTCATATCGATTATAAGCATCGCCCGGGTCGTCAACCTTTTCGTTGTATATCCGATCATCATCGCAATCTTCCGTGAACCACAGAAACCAGATCACATCGTTCCCGGCGCCAGCACCTGCGAGATTGTTCTTATACGACTTTCGCTTTTCCTAGACATGATTGGCTATGTGGGTTTTGCAATGTCATATCACGGCTCCATCATGGTATTCTCGGGAATCGTCATGGCACTTGGCGGCATGGGGATACCGACGATGCAGTCATCTCTTACGAAACATGTCCCTCGAGAACGGTTAGGTCAGATCCTTGGCACGAAAGGACTCTTGCATGCTCTGGCTCGAGTAATCTCTCCAACGGCTTGCAGCCTCCTTTACAGCCTGACAGTTGGAAAGTTCACCCCAGCGGTATTTGTTGTCCTTGGGGGCTTGTTCTTCCTCACCTTCTGTACCAGCTTTTTCATCAAACCACATG TTACTCTTGACGACTCTTACCCAAGTAGTCCTCGAGATGAGGCTAACGACGAAGGCTTCGTGGCGGATTCTATCCTCTAG
- the akuA gene encoding putative DSB repair complex subunit Ku70 (BUSCO:EOG092617RY;~COG:L;~EggNog:ENOG410PFW8;~InterPro:IPR006165,IPR006164,IPR003034,IPR016194, IPR036465,IPR027388,IPR005160,IPR005161,IPR036361;~PFAM:PF03730,PF03731,PF02735,PF02037;~go_component: GO:0005634 - nucleus [Evidence IEA];~go_component: GO:0043564 - Ku70:Ku80 complex [Evidence IEA];~go_function: GO:0003677 - DNA binding [Evidence IEA];~go_function: GO:0003678 - DNA helicase activity [Evidence IEA];~go_function: GO:0003684 - damaged DNA binding [Evidence IEA];~go_function: GO:0042162 - telomeric DNA binding [Evidence IEA];~go_process: GO:0000723 - telomere maintenance [Evidence IEA];~go_process: GO:0006303 - double-strand break repair via nonhomologous end joining [Evidence IEA]): MADGNPHREDEAAEEEEEIDETTYRSVKDAVLFAIDVSDSMLTPRPSADPKKHTQESPTTAALKCAYHFMQQRIISNPQDMMGVLLFGTQASKFFEEDEDSRGDLSYPNCYLFTDLDVPSAQEVKELRALVDDDGDSRDILAPAKEQVSMANVLFCANQIFTSRAPNFLSRRLFIITDNDNPHGDDKTLRSAATVRAKDLYDLGVTIELFPISRPEHEFKNSKFYDDIIYKSSPNDPEAPAYLQTDSKAATATGDGISLLNTLLSSINSRTVPRRTHFSNMPLELGPDFKISVSGYILLRRQAPARNSFIWLNGEKPVVAKGVTTHSADDTGRNVEKWEIRKAYKFGGDQVTFSPDEQKALRDFGEPVIRVIGFKPITALPFWANVKHPYFIYPSEEDYVGSSRVFSALHQMLLRNKKMALVWFIARKGAGPVLAAMIAGEEKLDENGVQKYPPGMWILPLPFADDIRQNPETTLNVAPEPLIDQMRVVIQQLQLPKGVYEPLRYPNPSLQWHYRILQALALDEDLPEKPEDRTIPKYRQIDKRAGDYVLSWADELEKQHAKTSAGAPHPTSTLVKRGSKDRASETEDSKPSKKVKVEEGSGNLEEEVRKHHEKGTLSKLTVAILKDFLTSNGRSNAGKKADLIERVEEFLEQ; the protein is encoded by the exons ATGGCGGACGGTAACCCACATCGCGAAGATGAAGcggctgaggaagaggaggagattgatgagACT ACCTACAGATCAGTCAAAGATGCAGTCCTCTTCGCAATCGATGTCAGCGATTCCATGTTGACGCCTCGTCCCTCAGCAGACCCTAAGAAACACACCCAAGAATCACCCACTACGGCAGCGCTCAAATGCGCTTATCACTTTATGCAACAACGAATCATATCCAATCCACAAGACATGATGGGGGTTTTGCTGTTTGGGACGCAGGCGTCCAAGTtcttcgaagaagatgaagacagTCGCGGAGACCTCTCCTACCCCAACTGCTACCTCTTCACTGATCTGGATGTTCCTTCGGCCCAGGAGGTCAAAGAACTTCGAGcgctggtggatgatgatggagactCAAGGGATATTCTAGCTCCGGCGAAAGAGCAAGTCTCTATGGCAAACGTCCTATTCTGCGCCAACCAGATATTCACATCCAGAGCGCCAAATTTCCTCTCCCGGCGCTTGTTCATCATAACCGACAATGACAACCcccatggtgatgataaaACCCTACGGTCGGCCGCGACCGTACGTGCTAAGGATCTTTACGATCTTGGTGTCACCATTGAGCTGTTTCCGATCTCACGTCCTGAACACGAGTTCAAGAACAGCAAGTTCTATGAC GATATCATCTACAAGTCATCACCCAACGATCCAGAGGCGCCTGCGTATCTACAAACGGATTCAAAGGCGGCGACAGCGACCGGGGACGGGATCTCACTTCTCAACACGCTTCTATCCAGTATCAACTCAAGAACGGTCCCGCGTCGCACTCATTTCTCGAACATGCCTTTAGAACTCGGGCCAGACTTCAAGATCTCGGTATCGGGCTATATACTCTTACGAAGGCAAGCGCCCGCTAGAAATTCCTTCATCTGGCTGAACGGCGAGAAGCCTGTGGTCGCGAAAGGAGTGACTACCCACTCAGCAGATGATACTGGCCGTAATGTCGAGAAATGGGAGATCAGAAAGGCATATAAATTCGGTGGAGACCAAGTAACCTTTTCGCCTGATGAACAGAAGGCGCTCAGGGACTTCGGTGAGCCAGTGATCAGAGTTATAGGGTTCAAGCCTATCACTGCGCTTCCATTTTGGGCGAACGTCAAACACCCATACTTTATCTATCCGTCCGAGGAAGACTATGTAGGATCCTCGCGAGTATTTTCTGCATTGCACCAGATGCTTTTGCGTAACAAGAAGATGGCACTGGTCTGGTTCATTGCCCGCAAGGGTGCTGGCCCCGTCCTCGCCGCGATGATCGCAGGCGAAGAAAAGCTGGATGAGAATGGCGTACAAAAATATCCTCCCGGCATGTGgattcttcctctcccgtTCGCAGACGATATCCGGCAGAACCCTGAAACTACGTTGAATGTCGCGCCGGAGCCATTGATTGATCAGATGCGCGTGGTCATTCAACAATTGCAGCTGCCGAAGGGGGTGTACGAGCCTCTCAGATACCCCAATCCAT CCCTCCAGTGGCACTACCGCATCCTACAAGCTCTCGCATTAGACGAAGACCTCCCTGAAAAGCCAGAAGACAGAACTATTCCCAAATACCGCCAAATCGACAAG CGCGCCGGGGACTACGTACTATCCTGGGCCGACGAACTCGAAAAACAACACGCCAAAACCTCAGCAGGGGCCCCTCACCCAACAAGCACCCTCGTGAAAAGAGGATCCAAAGACCGAGCAAGCGAAACTGAAGACTCCAAACCATCGAAGAAAgtcaaggtcgaggaggGCTCCGGGAACCTAGAGGAAGAGGTCCGCAAGCATCACGAGAAGGGGACGCTATCCAAG CTTACGGTCGCCATTCTGAAAGATTTCTTGACCTCCAATGGACGCTCAAATGCCGGTAAGAAAGCGGATCTTATTGAGCGGGTAGAGGAGTTCTTGGAGCAGTAG